The following proteins come from a genomic window of Musa acuminata AAA Group cultivar baxijiao chromosome BXJ1-7, Cavendish_Baxijiao_AAA, whole genome shotgun sequence:
- the LOC135584434 gene encoding uncharacterized protein LOC135584434 isoform X4, which yields MRRDRWRGGSEETTKGSSFDSFWLVMARQGSKKSSLRALWSPVGPRLLITTMEVIHCSVLASGFLMVLLLLFRLSHSSVDGFSKVRGVNLGGWLVVEGWIKPSLFDGIPNGDMLDGTQVQLKSVALQKYVSAADGGGGNVTIDRDVASSWETFKLWRVSEVEFQFSCFGGQFLTSNNGGSSISATADSPAMNETFYIERNNTKIHIKLLNGNYVQATVNNQLNVNHQGDLGWDDNEATFEMTVVANNLHGDFQLANGFGHEKAQEVLTNHRNNFITAEDFAFLSRHGINTVRIPVGWWIAKDPEPPAPFIGGSLAALDRAFSWAKTHDLKCIIDLHAAPGSQNGMEHSASRDGSVDWPTPDYISQTLDVIDFLSASNMDATENIQYIYDKRVPQLQSLNSANGPLVYVGEWVNEWNVTNASQSQYQMFGMAQLDAFDDASFGWSYWTLKNDRMHWDFEWNIKNHYLLFGSSSIKKPNSLLFLSLVCAVTLLNYLV from the exons ATGAGAAGAGATAGATGGAGGGGGGGAAGCGAGGAAACCACGAAAGGAAGCTCCTTTGACAGCTTTTGGTTGGTAATGGCCCGTCAG GGGTCCAAGAAGTCTTCTTTAAGAGCTCTGTGGTCTCCAGTTGGGCCACGTCTTCTGATCACCACAATGGAGGTGATTCACTGTAGCGTGCTTGCATCTGGTTTCTTGATGGTCTTGCTTCTTCTGTTCCGATTGTCGCATTCATCAG TTGATGGTTTCTCGAAGGTGAGGGGTGTCAACTTGGGCGGGTGGCTGGTGGTGGAGGGATGGATCAAGCCTTCACTGTTTGATGGAATTCCCAACGGGGACATGCTT GATGGAACCCAAGTGCAACTGAAATCAGTGGCCCTGCAGAAGTACGTCAGTGCAGCCGACGGAGGAGGCGGAAATGTGACTATCGACAGAGACGTCGCATCATCATGGGAGACCTTCAAG CTATGGCGAGTATCTGAAGTAGAATTTCAATTTAGTTGCTTTGGAGGTCAATTTTTAACATCAAATAATGGAGGAAGTTCAATTTCCGCAACAGCAGATTCACCAGCCATGAATGAGACCTTTTACATCGAAAGAAATAATACAAAGATTCACATCAAGCTTTTAAATGGTAACTATGTACAG GCAACAGTGAATAACCAGCTCAATGTGAATCATCAAGGTGATCTAGGATGGGATGATAATGAAGCAACATTTGAAATGACAGTTGTTGCCAACAACTTGCATGGAGATTTTCAGCTTGCTAATGGATTTGGACACGAAAAAGCTCAAGAGGTCCTGACG AACCACAGAAACAACTTCATTACTGCTGAAGATTTTGCTTTCCTATCTCGGCATGGTATCAATACTGTTAGAATTCCTGTTGGATGGTGGATTGCAAAAGATCCTGAGCCACCAGCTCCTTTCATTGGAGGATCCTTAGCAGCTCTGGACAGAGCATTTTCATGGGCAAA GACTCATGACCTGAAATGCATCATTGATCTTCATGCTGCACCTGGTTCTCAGAATGGGATGGAACATAGTGCCAGTCGAGATGGTTCGGTAGATTGGCCAACACCAGATTACATCTCACAAACACTGGATGTGATCGACTTCCTGTCAGCAAG CAACATGGACGCAACAGAGAATATTCAATACATATATGACAAGAGAGTGCCACAATTGCAGTCGCTGAACAGTGCAAATGGACCTCTTGTCTACGTTG GTGAGTGGGTAAATGAATGGAATGTGACAAATGCCTCGCAGTCCCAATATCAGATGTTTGGTATGGCTCAATTAGATGCCTTTGATGATGCTTCTTTTGGTTGGTCTTACTGGAC
- the LOC135584434 gene encoding probable glucan 1,3-beta-glucosidase A isoform X1 has translation MRRDRWRGGSEETTKGSSFDSFWLVMARQGSKKSSLRALWSPVGPRLLITTMEVIHCSVLASGFLMVLLLLFRLSHSSVDGFSKVRGVNLGGWLVVEGWIKPSLFDGIPNGDMLDGTQVQLKSVALQKYVSAADGGGGNVTIDRDVASSWETFKLWRVSEVEFQFSCFGGQFLTSNNGGSSISATADSPAMNETFYIERNNTKIHIKLLNGNYVQATVNNQLNVNHQGDLGWDDNEATFEMTVVANNLHGDFQLANGFGHEKAQEVLTNHRNNFITAEDFAFLSRHGINTVRIPVGWWIAKDPEPPAPFIGGSLAALDRAFSWAKTHDLKCIIDLHAAPGSQNGMEHSASRDGSVDWPTPDYISQTLDVIDFLSARYANHPALLGIELLNEPSAAAVPFDVLVSYYTRGYHIVRNYSSTVYVIVCQRIGNADPMELYQANIGVSNIVVDLHYYNLFDPYFSNMDATENIQYIYDKRVPQLQSLNSANGPLVYVGEWVNEWNVTNASQSQYQMFGMAQLDAFDDASFGWSYWTLKNDRMHWDFEWNIKNHYLLFGSSSIKKPNSLLFLSLVCAVTLLNYLV, from the exons ATGAGAAGAGATAGATGGAGGGGGGGAAGCGAGGAAACCACGAAAGGAAGCTCCTTTGACAGCTTTTGGTTGGTAATGGCCCGTCAG GGGTCCAAGAAGTCTTCTTTAAGAGCTCTGTGGTCTCCAGTTGGGCCACGTCTTCTGATCACCACAATGGAGGTGATTCACTGTAGCGTGCTTGCATCTGGTTTCTTGATGGTCTTGCTTCTTCTGTTCCGATTGTCGCATTCATCAG TTGATGGTTTCTCGAAGGTGAGGGGTGTCAACTTGGGCGGGTGGCTGGTGGTGGAGGGATGGATCAAGCCTTCACTGTTTGATGGAATTCCCAACGGGGACATGCTT GATGGAACCCAAGTGCAACTGAAATCAGTGGCCCTGCAGAAGTACGTCAGTGCAGCCGACGGAGGAGGCGGAAATGTGACTATCGACAGAGACGTCGCATCATCATGGGAGACCTTCAAG CTATGGCGAGTATCTGAAGTAGAATTTCAATTTAGTTGCTTTGGAGGTCAATTTTTAACATCAAATAATGGAGGAAGTTCAATTTCCGCAACAGCAGATTCACCAGCCATGAATGAGACCTTTTACATCGAAAGAAATAATACAAAGATTCACATCAAGCTTTTAAATGGTAACTATGTACAG GCAACAGTGAATAACCAGCTCAATGTGAATCATCAAGGTGATCTAGGATGGGATGATAATGAAGCAACATTTGAAATGACAGTTGTTGCCAACAACTTGCATGGAGATTTTCAGCTTGCTAATGGATTTGGACACGAAAAAGCTCAAGAGGTCCTGACG AACCACAGAAACAACTTCATTACTGCTGAAGATTTTGCTTTCCTATCTCGGCATGGTATCAATACTGTTAGAATTCCTGTTGGATGGTGGATTGCAAAAGATCCTGAGCCACCAGCTCCTTTCATTGGAGGATCCTTAGCAGCTCTGGACAGAGCATTTTCATGGGCAAA GACTCATGACCTGAAATGCATCATTGATCTTCATGCTGCACCTGGTTCTCAGAATGGGATGGAACATAGTGCCAGTCGAGATGGTTCGGTAGATTGGCCAACACCAGATTACATCTCACAAACACTGGATGTGATCGACTTCCTGTCAGCAAG GTATGCAAATCATCCTGCTCTGTTAGGGATTGAACTTTTAAATGAGCCTTCTGCAGCTGCAGTTCCATTTGAtgttttagtttcttattacacAAGAGGGTATCATATTGTTCGGAACTACTCTTCAACAGTTTATGTTATAGTCTGTCAAAGAATAGGAAATGCAGATCCGATGGAGCTTTATCAGGCAAATATTGGAGTTTCAAATATTGTTGTTGACTTGCACTATTATAATCTCTTTGATCCATATTTTAGCAACATGGACGCAACAGAGAATATTCAATACATATATGACAAGAGAGTGCCACAATTGCAGTCGCTGAACAGTGCAAATGGACCTCTTGTCTACGTTG GTGAGTGGGTAAATGAATGGAATGTGACAAATGCCTCGCAGTCCCAATATCAGATGTTTGGTATGGCTCAATTAGATGCCTTTGATGATGCTTCTTTTGGTTGGTCTTACTGGAC
- the LOC135584434 gene encoding probable glucan 1,3-beta-glucosidase A isoform X2 — translation MEVIHCSVLASGFLMVLLLLFRLSHSSVDGFSKVRGVNLGGWLVVEGWIKPSLFDGIPNGDMLDGTQVQLKSVALQKYVSAADGGGGNVTIDRDVASSWETFKLWRVSEVEFQFSCFGGQFLTSNNGGSSISATADSPAMNETFYIERNNTKIHIKLLNGNYVQATVNNQLNVNHQGDLGWDDNEATFEMTVVANNLHGDFQLANGFGHEKAQEVLTNHRNNFITAEDFAFLSRHGINTVRIPVGWWIAKDPEPPAPFIGGSLAALDRAFSWAKTHDLKCIIDLHAAPGSQNGMEHSASRDGSVDWPTPDYISQTLDVIDFLSARYANHPALLGIELLNEPSAAAVPFDVLVSYYTRGYHIVRNYSSTVYVIVCQRIGNADPMELYQANIGVSNIVVDLHYYNLFDPYFSNMDATENIQYIYDKRVPQLQSLNSANGPLVYVGEWVNEWNVTNASQSQYQMFGMAQLDAFDDASFGWSYWTLKNDRMHWDFEWNIKNHYLLFGSSSIKKPNSLLFLSLVCAVTLLNYLV, via the exons ATGGAGGTGATTCACTGTAGCGTGCTTGCATCTGGTTTCTTGATGGTCTTGCTTCTTCTGTTCCGATTGTCGCATTCATCAG TTGATGGTTTCTCGAAGGTGAGGGGTGTCAACTTGGGCGGGTGGCTGGTGGTGGAGGGATGGATCAAGCCTTCACTGTTTGATGGAATTCCCAACGGGGACATGCTT GATGGAACCCAAGTGCAACTGAAATCAGTGGCCCTGCAGAAGTACGTCAGTGCAGCCGACGGAGGAGGCGGAAATGTGACTATCGACAGAGACGTCGCATCATCATGGGAGACCTTCAAG CTATGGCGAGTATCTGAAGTAGAATTTCAATTTAGTTGCTTTGGAGGTCAATTTTTAACATCAAATAATGGAGGAAGTTCAATTTCCGCAACAGCAGATTCACCAGCCATGAATGAGACCTTTTACATCGAAAGAAATAATACAAAGATTCACATCAAGCTTTTAAATGGTAACTATGTACAG GCAACAGTGAATAACCAGCTCAATGTGAATCATCAAGGTGATCTAGGATGGGATGATAATGAAGCAACATTTGAAATGACAGTTGTTGCCAACAACTTGCATGGAGATTTTCAGCTTGCTAATGGATTTGGACACGAAAAAGCTCAAGAGGTCCTGACG AACCACAGAAACAACTTCATTACTGCTGAAGATTTTGCTTTCCTATCTCGGCATGGTATCAATACTGTTAGAATTCCTGTTGGATGGTGGATTGCAAAAGATCCTGAGCCACCAGCTCCTTTCATTGGAGGATCCTTAGCAGCTCTGGACAGAGCATTTTCATGGGCAAA GACTCATGACCTGAAATGCATCATTGATCTTCATGCTGCACCTGGTTCTCAGAATGGGATGGAACATAGTGCCAGTCGAGATGGTTCGGTAGATTGGCCAACACCAGATTACATCTCACAAACACTGGATGTGATCGACTTCCTGTCAGCAAG GTATGCAAATCATCCTGCTCTGTTAGGGATTGAACTTTTAAATGAGCCTTCTGCAGCTGCAGTTCCATTTGAtgttttagtttcttattacacAAGAGGGTATCATATTGTTCGGAACTACTCTTCAACAGTTTATGTTATAGTCTGTCAAAGAATAGGAAATGCAGATCCGATGGAGCTTTATCAGGCAAATATTGGAGTTTCAAATATTGTTGTTGACTTGCACTATTATAATCTCTTTGATCCATATTTTAGCAACATGGACGCAACAGAGAATATTCAATACATATATGACAAGAGAGTGCCACAATTGCAGTCGCTGAACAGTGCAAATGGACCTCTTGTCTACGTTG GTGAGTGGGTAAATGAATGGAATGTGACAAATGCCTCGCAGTCCCAATATCAGATGTTTGGTATGGCTCAATTAGATGCCTTTGATGATGCTTCTTTTGGTTGGTCTTACTGGAC
- the LOC135584434 gene encoding uncharacterized protein LOC135584434 isoform X3 — protein MRRDRWRGGSEETTKGSSFDSFWLVMARQGSKKSSLRALWSPVGPRLLITTMEVIHCSVLASGFLMVLLLLFRLSHSSVDGFSKVRGVNLGGWLVVEGWIKPSLFDGIPNGDMLDGTQVQLKSVALQKYVSAADGGGGNVTIDRDVASSWETFKLWRVSEVEFQFSCFGGQFLTSNNGGSSISATADSPAMNETFYIERNNTKIHIKLLNGNYVQATVNNQLNVNHQGDLGWDDNEATFEMTVVANNLHGDFQLANGFGHEKAQEVLTNHRNNFITAEDFAFLSRHGINTVRIPVGWWIAKDPEPPAPFIGGSLAALDRAFSWAKTHDLKCIIDLHAAPGSQNGMEHSASRDGSVDWPTPDYISQTLDVIDFLSARYANHPALLGIELLNEPSAAAVPFDVLVSYYTRGYHIVRNYSSTVYVIVCQRIGNADPMELYQANIGVSNIVVDLHYYNLFDPYFSNMDATENIQYIYDKRVPQLQSLNSANGPLVYVEMTSFSRLAF, from the exons ATGAGAAGAGATAGATGGAGGGGGGGAAGCGAGGAAACCACGAAAGGAAGCTCCTTTGACAGCTTTTGGTTGGTAATGGCCCGTCAG GGGTCCAAGAAGTCTTCTTTAAGAGCTCTGTGGTCTCCAGTTGGGCCACGTCTTCTGATCACCACAATGGAGGTGATTCACTGTAGCGTGCTTGCATCTGGTTTCTTGATGGTCTTGCTTCTTCTGTTCCGATTGTCGCATTCATCAG TTGATGGTTTCTCGAAGGTGAGGGGTGTCAACTTGGGCGGGTGGCTGGTGGTGGAGGGATGGATCAAGCCTTCACTGTTTGATGGAATTCCCAACGGGGACATGCTT GATGGAACCCAAGTGCAACTGAAATCAGTGGCCCTGCAGAAGTACGTCAGTGCAGCCGACGGAGGAGGCGGAAATGTGACTATCGACAGAGACGTCGCATCATCATGGGAGACCTTCAAG CTATGGCGAGTATCTGAAGTAGAATTTCAATTTAGTTGCTTTGGAGGTCAATTTTTAACATCAAATAATGGAGGAAGTTCAATTTCCGCAACAGCAGATTCACCAGCCATGAATGAGACCTTTTACATCGAAAGAAATAATACAAAGATTCACATCAAGCTTTTAAATGGTAACTATGTACAG GCAACAGTGAATAACCAGCTCAATGTGAATCATCAAGGTGATCTAGGATGGGATGATAATGAAGCAACATTTGAAATGACAGTTGTTGCCAACAACTTGCATGGAGATTTTCAGCTTGCTAATGGATTTGGACACGAAAAAGCTCAAGAGGTCCTGACG AACCACAGAAACAACTTCATTACTGCTGAAGATTTTGCTTTCCTATCTCGGCATGGTATCAATACTGTTAGAATTCCTGTTGGATGGTGGATTGCAAAAGATCCTGAGCCACCAGCTCCTTTCATTGGAGGATCCTTAGCAGCTCTGGACAGAGCATTTTCATGGGCAAA GACTCATGACCTGAAATGCATCATTGATCTTCATGCTGCACCTGGTTCTCAGAATGGGATGGAACATAGTGCCAGTCGAGATGGTTCGGTAGATTGGCCAACACCAGATTACATCTCACAAACACTGGATGTGATCGACTTCCTGTCAGCAAG GTATGCAAATCATCCTGCTCTGTTAGGGATTGAACTTTTAAATGAGCCTTCTGCAGCTGCAGTTCCATTTGAtgttttagtttcttattacacAAGAGGGTATCATATTGTTCGGAACTACTCTTCAACAGTTTATGTTATAGTCTGTCAAAGAATAGGAAATGCAGATCCGATGGAGCTTTATCAGGCAAATATTGGAGTTTCAAATATTGTTGTTGACTTGCACTATTATAATCTCTTTGATCCATATTTTAGCAACATGGACGCAACAGAGAATATTCAATACATATATGACAAGAGAGTGCCACAATTGCAGTCGCTGAACAGTGCAAATGGACCTCTTGTCTACGTTG AAATGACATCTTTTAGCCGGCTTGCGTTTTGA
- the LOC135679170 gene encoding RING-H2 finger protein ATL52-like, which produces MALYRRILSKEPHRHDDDEGSASIVRHPATLPPCCPPTPPPSPLPPLYTDDQHDRRLANLLMIGAAVFAAVLLLSITYYAVLRRRRCRFPLRVAATGPASIGDDDDDGFVGDGEPFHHVWYIRTVGLDESTIGSIAVEEYRASDGILDGVSDCSVCLSEFHDGERVRLLPRCGHAFHVSCIDTWLRAHVNCPLCRVRIVDPNGEPSPPAAAVALAVSITASGGSVDLDSAFPAADETAIITIQPLEEQQNGGGTESTVAIRIPIYHTEAFDLPPESSGSRGQSDVGAFGLQPVRRSFSMDTPLMNSILGRVKPEESIIDEEGKDATFEEESSPKNRVKHWNSSEGAMDKGHSDIERSLSSSGRGFLFSKYGQIARIHSMPM; this is translated from the coding sequence ATGGCACTCTACCGTCGGATCCTATCCAAGGAGCCCCACAGGCACGACGACGACGAGGGCAGCGCCAGCATCGTCCGTCATCCCGCTACTCTTCCTCCTTGTTGTCCTCCGACACCTCCTCCCTCCCCTCTACCTCCTCTATACACCGATGACCAACACGACCGTCGGCTCGCCAACCTCCTAATGATCGGCGCCGCTGTTTTTGCCGCTGTTCTCCTCCTCTCTATCACATACTACGCCGTCCTCCGCcgtcgccgctgccgcttccCCCTCCGCGTCGCCGCCACGGGCCCGGCGTCCATAggtgacgacgacgatgacggttTTGTTGGCGACGGGGAGCCGTTCCACCATGTCTGGTACATTCGGACGGTGGGCCTCGACGAGTCCACCATCGGTTCCATCGCGGTGGAGGAATACCGGGCCAGTGATGGCATCCTCGACGGCGTCTCCGACTGCTCCGTGTGCCTCAGCGAGTTCCACGACGGTGAGCGCGTCCGCTTGCTCCCCAGGTGTGGCCACGCGTTCCACGTCTCCTGCATCGACACCTGGCTCCGTGCCCACGTTAATTGCCCCCTTTGTCGGGTTCGCATCGTCGACCCCAACGGTGAACCCTCGCCCCCCGCAGCCGCCGTCGCCCTCGCAGTTTCTATCACTGCCTCCGGTGGTTCGGTGGACTTGGACTCCGCCTTCCCTGCTGCTGACGAGACTGCCATTATAACGATCCAACCTCTGGAGGAGCAGCAAAACGGAGGAGGAACGGAGAGCACTGTTGCAATTAGGATTCCGATCTACCATACGGAAGCGTTCGATCTGCCGCCTGAAAGTTCCGGATCGCGAGGGCAAAGCGATGTTGGGGCGTTCGGATTGCAGCCGGTTCGGCGATCCTTTTCAATGGACACTCCATTGATGAATTCTATCCTCGGCAGAGTCAAACCGGAAGAGAGCATCATTGATGAGGAAGGGAAAGACGCGACCTTTGAGGAAGAGAGTTCTCCAAAGAACAGGGTAAAGCACTGGAATTCCTCCGAAGGGGCTATGGATAAGGGACATTCCGACATAGAAAGATCGCTATCTAGCAGCGGAAGAGGGTTCCTCTTCTCAAAATATGGGCAGATTGCCAGAATCCATAGCATGCCTATGTAG